The sequence CCCATAGACGGCTACGTCCGCTGAAAGAAGCAGCTTGACCACCTCGTCACGCTTGTTGACGTTGCGACGAGAATTGGCGCCGTCGGAAACGAGAAAAACAATTTTTCGATGGCTCCGCTCCCGCGTCAAAAGGGCATTGGCGGCGGCAAAGACCGCATCGTCAATATTTTTGTCCACCGTCGCCGTCTGGGGGAGCGTACTCGGCAGCGTGGGGCCGACCGGCAGAGTATTGACACGCGGCCCCGAGCTCATGGGCCCGCCGGGCGCCCACGTTTCCCGCTGGCCGAGTTCCAACCGCTTGAGGGCGGCAAAGAGCTGGTCGGTGTCCGAGGTAAAGTCGAGCCATAGTTTCGGATAGACATCGAAGGTGTAGAGGGCGAACTCGTCGTTGGGGCTGAACCCGGCAGCGATGGCGCGAAGGCTTTTGCGCACTGGCTCGACCGAGGTCGGGCTGAGCGCGCTATCCACCAGGATGACGGCCGAGAGCGGAAACGGTTCGGCGGAAAAGAGGATAATTTTTTGCTCGACCTCATCCTCAAAAATGCGAAATTCATCCGCCCGCAAATCGGTCACCTGGTTGCCATCGCCGTCTTTGACGGTGACGGGCACGACCACCAAATCAACCCGGGAGCGGATGACGGCTCGCGGGTCGTTGTCCACGGGCGCTTGTGAAGACGGGGTGACAGCCGGCGCAAGGAGCAAGGCGCACGCGAGGAGCGAACCCAGCCCGAAAACGTCTCGTGCAATCAGCATCGAATAGGTTGGATGCCAAGGGCACGGCGGCGGATACCTTCGGTCATCCTCTT is a genomic window of Candidatus Acidiferrales bacterium containing:
- a CDS encoding VWA domain-containing protein — protein: MLIARDVFGLGSLLACALLLAPAVTPSSQAPVDNDPRAVIRSRVDLVVVPVTVKDGDGNQVTDLRADEFRIFEDEVEQKIILFSAEPFPLSAVILVDSALSPTSVEPVRKSLRAIAAGFSPNDEFALYTFDVYPKLWLDFTSDTDQLFAALKRLELGQRETWAPGGPMSSGPRVNTLPVGPTLPSTLPQTATVDKNIDDAVFAAANALLTRERSHRKIVFLVSDGANSRRNVNKRDEVVKLLLSADVAVYGVGVGDAVLNRGAGVLARYARATGGDIFYAMGRDSLEEVYSRLAEQARYRYTLGYVPSVRHLTNDYHRIEVRVRRPGLTLLARDGYFYVVRPQ